A genomic segment from Deltaproteobacteria bacterium encodes:
- a CDS encoding ribbon-helix-helix protein, CopG family: MPTSVRLHEDLERRLNVLATETGRSKAFYIREAVAEYLDDLEDIYLAEKRLEDLRAGRSRTYTLEEVGARLGLAD, translated from the coding sequence ATGCCCACATCTGTGCGCTTGCATGAAGACCTTGAACGACGCCTTAACGTACTGGCAACGGAAACGGGCCGGTCAAAGGCTTTTTACATTCGGGAAGCGGTCGCGGAATACCTTGACGATTTGGAAGATATTTACCTTGCAGAAAAGCGGCTTGAAGATTTGAGGGCAGGCCGAAGCCGCACCTACACGCTTGAAGAAGTGGGGGCACGCCTTGGCTTGGCAGATTGA